The window TGGGAATGCTACCTAGCCTAGCCTATCAAGAGCAATGCTAAAACACCTGAGGTTAGAAGGCTGTTCAATCAGAAACATACCCAATTTAAATGGAACCAGCTGAACATACAAAGCAAACAGCAGATATTGATGTCTTTTTTGTCCAATACATAAATAAACTGTCCATTTTATCGGTAATTGTGCCTTCAATATATTTTACTATATATTCTGACAGTTAAATGATCTGGCAATGCACCTGTAGGAAAGATGATGAATGTTAGCACTGACATAATAGCTGATATTATCACAGCGCACCAGATGGCAGCAATATTTCACTGAAGTTCAACCTGTGACTGAAATACAGTTACTATACTTCATTACACCTGTTAATTCCAGCTCTAAATAACAAttaagaaaaatgttttaatgggAGATTTATGACAAATTGGATTTTGACATTCTTGAAGGTTTGCTCATACCTCCTTTGCTCATACCTCCTTGATGTTATCACCTTGTTTTATTCGGAATGGACCTTCTCTGATTTCACGGTGGGCTTATCTGCATCTCTTATCATCCCCATCTGCAACAATTTAGGGCTGTAAAATGGATGCTTGCGGAGGTTCTGCTCGATCCCATCCCTACACTGATCCCATTGTTTTCTGCAGCATGTAACTGTATCTAATTACccttatttatttcattttgacatGTATACAGGGATATAAGCACCTCTGCAGGCGCTGCTGATTAAGGGCAGGCGAGAGTGCAAATGGGCCTGAATCTCCCCGCGGACCCAGATGAAGTGTTAACGTTGGACATGTCATCCCTGAAGGAGCATCAGATAAAGGTGGAACGCTGTGAGCTTCAAGACTCGGAGCAGACGTCTCTCACGTGAGTCACTCCGCTCACATCCCAGAAGTCTCTGCCTCTCTACGGCCCACTTTAATATCCTGTTTATAGGAAGTCATTCCTTCCAAATTAACACTGCTGTGTCAACAAAGGCCTTGAGGTGCCATTGTGAATTGACTAATCCGCGCAGGCTCTGTTCAAATAAACACTCTGTGACTCGACTGATCACAGAATTCCGTAAGAGCAAATTTGCCACGGCTCTCTCAGGGTTTCAGGCTGAAAACATTCACATTAATATTAAAAAGAGGACTTTCGGTATGGGATTAGTCACTTTGCAGGCTCCCAATCTAAAATAAACAgaggttttaaaatgtttggttttggaAAGTCACAGAATGTTTTTATGACAGAAGCTcccttttcatcttttcttctcactcttttttggggggggaacTCACAAAGCTGAAGTTCATGTCACTAAATAATCTTCCTGGAATGCGCCTGTGGAACGCTGCTCTTTCAAGTGTGAGTGAGCGGCTGCAGGACTCTGTTTTAGCAGGTCATATTAAATCAAAGCTATAATTGAATTCTTCGCCCATGTTTTCTGTCCGAGGAAGATTTTCAGGCTTTGATGTGGTACGAGcctgttgcttttgtttttttaagtttttcACCTGCTGTAAATCAGTGGGTTTCTAAATGACGCAGCAGAAGATGGAGCCTGAATGCAGCAGAGCCGTTCAAATGCATGATGTTCCTCATCCAACCTCAGCTACAGATGCAACCCTCAGCGGGCTCCACGAGCCCCAGGGGCCAGTGCTGCATATGGAGCTGCTGACTTGGCATTTGCCTTTAGTTTTTGTTTAAATTGTGTCCACATGATCAACATTCCAgttttaaaggaataaaagcCCGACTGTGTCTGCTCTGTTATGCTTCGTTAAAACAGCATAGATTTGAGACTTTGTTGGGGGGAAAGAAGACATAAACTTCTACTGTTTGAATATTGGATTTCCAATTgccttcttttattttattttttggcaCTGCTGTAAATGCCGTGCACAGTCTGAGGTGAAAACAGTCTCCTGGAAGGTGCTTGGCAGCTCTCGCACCCACCGTGAGTTCATCATGTGAACGCGATTTGGTCCTGCCTTTCAGTTctgaccccccccatccccacccgcacccccaccccccccagagCAGCATACACATGCTTCAGGTTAggaaccaaaaagaaaaaagaagaatgacTGCTGGTTTATACCTGTGCGAGTTCACGGAATCCGCTGGGCAGCTGCACCAACACGCTAACTTCTTATCCTTCCATCGGCTCGCGCTCGGACCAGGATGCTTTGGCCCTTACATCACTGCTCTGCGACAGCGCGCTGACTTCATCTGCAAATACACTGGTGGTGGAGACCCTGTCAGATGTTTACGAGGGGTCAGGGTCGGAACACTGGAGCTGCGTTCTGTGTCTGCACTAGAGACAGATATCACTGCAACACACATCTGTTTCAGGGCATTTGTGAGAAACGAGATATCTTTTACTCTTTCTTCTTTCTATTGCATTAGCTCGGTGAGGTGAGACGTTTGATCCAAGCTACTTGTGCAGTGATAAAATACAGGAAAGGTAAACAGTCACACTGTGTTGTGCAGAACAGTCAAAACAATAAATCAAGTGTTTGTCTGACACTTTGGGCTTAAGTTTAAAGTATCTTCTTGGTAGTTTCATGTTGTTCTAATCCATGGACTCAAAAAACGGAATCATTTGTTCTGACTCATCCTCAAGCACATCAGGAATGTTgggttcctgtttgttttttcagaaTATGATGCCAGCGATGCTTTTAAATCATTCGGGAGAATGATCAAATAGTGAAATACTGGACATTTCGtttggaaatgtgtttttcatggTAGCATCAGGCTCGATTAACTGTCTAAATATGTCATATCGTCAGATTTCATCTGCTAGGATGCATGCCGACCTCATTAAACaccatttttccttttcttttgttcttcttAACCCCGTAGATGGACATGCGATCCGTCCAGGCTGTTTCTGGCCTCTCACAACAAACTCTACAAGGCTCTGCAGATGAGTGAGGTGACTTTTAAATCCAACACTTACGGATTGTTGTCACAGATCAACACAATGGATCCAGGGTTGACACAGAATACACTCTGCATTATGTTGGATTTTTCATAATAAAGCGCGACttgtttgtgcagcagcagcttccacaGAGGAAGACCTTGGCTCAACCTTGAATAATAAAAAGTTCCAGCTGATAAAGCTGATGCAGCCTTCAAAGCCTTTCaattcctccctctgctggaaaCTTCTGTGACTGGGATGAATCTCCATCAATCCAGGCTAACATGGCCGACCTGTGATGACGGGAGGGACACCGATCCGGAACGTGACTCTGCAGGATTTGTCATGCTCCTGCAGCAGATTCCGGCTGACAAAGCCTTGACACCTGTCATAAAAACACACTCCGCTGCGACTTGAATGACTCCTCCAACAGGTATTTGGCTTTTTTTGCAGATTATTGCAACATCTCCCACCTTCATGCACGAGAGGTTGTTGCATATTTGGCAAACATGCAATCACTCCAACAGAGGAGGTAGCTAATGAACGTGTCCCTGTTgacctgagagcagagcggttaCATGAGCTGGTGTTCTGGAGACGTATTTACAGGATCTGCCAACACCTACCAAATGGATTTGGCGCGCATGCGGCCGTAAACTGAGGTTATTCAACTGGGTAAATGACTAACAACACAACACCTGCTGCATTTATTCAACAGAGGTGTTGAGTCGAGAAGCTGCGCTGTGATTAGGAAAAATAATCCTGGTTTTTCTTGCCCATCAAGGTTGGTCGTTTTCATTTACGACGAGTTTCGTTTTTTGTCTCATGATGAATATATTTtgatttcaaataaaatgtgCTAATTTTGTCATGAAGAAAGCATGATTTGGCTCGTAAGGGGATATTTCTTTAGTCAAACCTGTGTGTTTTGGGATATTTTACTGTAATTATAATTTAATGTACCGTATTTGTCCTTTCTTGAATAGAAACTTTGGGGGTTGAACAAATGGATCTTGGGTTAATTTTGTGTGCTGCTGACAGCCACAAATCAGCTGGAAGTATAAGGGGATTTGGGCCATAATCAATCCTTAAATTGCATTTTTCCGGACGTAAAAAGATATTTTTTACTCGTGTTTGATTGCTTTTTGAATTGATCAACCAAAGCCAAAGTTTTaacttttcctctttatttcagaCTGTTACAAGCGTTTATTGTGTGGGAGGTGGGGGTAGAAGGGAGGATCATTTAGTGTGCTCATGAGCATCACACAGTTGGATGATGTGGGGAGGAGGTTACCGACATCAGTCCCAGCAAATCAGACACACTGGGCGCAGTGAGAGATGAGCACTGCGCTCGGGGCTTTAAGTTTTAATCCAGTTTGAGTCTTCGGTGAGTCAGTTCAGGCTGACAAAATCAGTGTGGACCCCAAAAGCAGACGGAGACCCCACCGTCGAGGCTGTGATGTGACTGCTGCTGCGCCAAAGTGGCGCGTCAAGGCACGATGGGGGAGCTTTTACGCGAGCAAAGCGCTTGTCTGCTCAACGTTTCTTGGAACAACCCGAATGTGAGTCACGGAAACGACACGGTCAACCCGCTGAAGCGCAACGAAGACGTGGCCAAAGTGGAAGTTgccgtcctggtcctggtgctgctgctcgccCTCACCGGCAACCTGTGCGTCCTGTGGGCCACCCATGCCACCAAGCACAGCCAGTCCCGCATGTATTTCTTCATGAAGCACCTGAGCATCGCGGACCTCGTCGTTGCGCTGTTCCAGGTGTTCCCGCAGCTGATCTGGGACATCACCTTTCGCTTCTACGGCTCGGATGTGCTGTGCAGGCTTGTTAAGTACCTCCAGGTCGTAAGTATGTTCGCGTCGACCTACATGCTCGTCCTGATGTCGGTGGACAGGTGCTTAGCCATCTGCCAGCCTCTGCGCCTGGTGGACAGGAAGAAGGACCGTTTGTACGTGCTCGCCTCCTGGATGCTCAGCCTGATATTCAGCACTCCCCAGGCGTTCATATTTTCCCTCAAGGAGGTCGGGAGCGGCGTGTATGACTGCTGGGGGGACTTCGTGCAGCCGTGGGGGACCAAAGCCTACATCACATGGATGAGTCTCAGCATTTATATCATCCCGGTGGCCATTCTGTGCGTCTGCTACGGGCTGATCTGTTTCAAGATATGGAAGAATTTTAACGTGAAGACTTCCCGGGATCGCTTCTTGGCCCTAAATGCGGGGCCCTCCAAGTGCGCGCATCCGCTCTCCCGCGTTAGTAGCGTGAGGCTGATCTCCAAAGCAAAGATCCGCACGGTGAAAATGACTTTTGTGGTGGTCCTTGCTTACGTCGTGTGCTGGACCCCTTTCTTCTCTGTCCAGATGTGGTCTGCGTGGGATCCTGCTGCGCCCAGAGAAGGTAAGGGCACCTGCCAGGGCTGCTGTGTTCAATCAGAGCACATAACAGTCGTCCACCTGTGGAGTGCATGAAAGTCGATTTGAAGGGAACAATGCGGAGGAGAGCACACTGGTAAACGGTTCAATGGAAGCCAGTGGGAGCCACTGGAGGGGGGTACCGGTACTAAGACCTCAAAGACTCTTTCTATTTGCCATCCCAGTGGTGGGTTCTGTAATTGccatttaaagcattttttgtTCCCATTCACCCCTCATATCTCTCCAATTT is drawn from Takifugu rubripes chromosome 19, fTakRub1.2, whole genome shotgun sequence and contains these coding sequences:
- the LOC101069687 gene encoding isotocin receptor-like: MGELLREQSACLLNVSWNNPNVSHGNDTVNPLKRNEDVAKVEVAVLVLVLLLALTGNLCVLWATHATKHSQSRMYFFMKHLSIADLVVALFQVFPQLIWDITFRFYGSDVLCRLVKYLQVVSMFASTYMLVLMSVDRCLAICQPLRLVDRKKDRLYVLASWMLSLIFSTPQAFIFSLKEVGSGVYDCWGDFVQPWGTKAYITWMSLSIYIIPVAILCVCYGLICFKIWKNFNVKTSRDRFLALNAGPSKCAHPLSRVSSVRLISKAKIRTVKMTFVVVLAYVVCWTPFFSVQMWSAWDPAAPREDMAFIIAMLLASLNSCCNPWIYMFFAGHLFQDLRRGFSCCCKRDATASSCSCNQRCRHKRNSSTCVMKNTSSQRSLTHTCSTGGL